A genomic segment from Anabas testudineus chromosome 6, fAnaTes1.2, whole genome shotgun sequence encodes:
- the tsg101a gene encoding tumor susceptibility 101a yields the protein MAVVNEGALKKMLKQYKYRDLTVREITNVISQYKDLKPVMDAYVFNDGSTRDLMSLTGTVPVSYRGNVYNIPVCLWLLDTYPYNPPICFVKPTSAMMIKTGKHIDANGKIYLPYLHEWKHPQSDLYGLIQVMIVVFGEEPPVFSRPTTQAPYQAFQAAGPPNPSYMPGMPAVSPYSPNPNPGGYPGYQYPGGNSYPATAGPAHYPTQTPVSTVGPSRDGTIGEDTIRASLISAVSDKLRWRMKEEMDRAQAELDALKRTEEDLKKGHQKLEDMVLRLDQEVTDVDRNIELLKRKDEELSEALEKMENQSENNDIDDVIVPTAPLYKQILNLYAEENAIEDTIFYLGEALRRGVIDLEVFLKHVRLLSRKQFQLRALMQKARKTAGLSDLY from the exons ATGGCAGTTGTCAACGAAGGTGCCCTGAAGAAAATGCTGAAG CAATATAAATACAGAGATCTGACTGTTCGTGAGATTACTAATGTCATCTCCCAGTACAAGGACTTGAAGCCAGTTATGGATGCTTATG tgtttaacgATGGCTCCACAAGAGACCTGATGAGCTTGACAGGAACAGTCCCAGTGAGCTacagag GCAATGTCTACAACATCccagtgtgtctgtggttgttGGACACATATCCCTACAACCCTCCCATATGTTTTGTAAAACCTACAAGTGCCATGATGATAAAAACTGGCAAGCACATTGATGCCAATGGCAAAATCTACCTGCCATATCTACATGAGTGGAAGCAT CCTCAGTCAGACCTCTATGGTCTGATTCAGGTGATGATTGTGGTGTTTGGAGAGGAACCTCCTGTGTTCTCTCGTCCCACCACACAAGCCCCCTACCAAGCCTTCCAAGCTGCTGGACCCCCTAACC cTTCCTACATGCCTGGTATGCCTGCGGTGTCCCCTTACAGTCCAAATCCTAATCCAGG CGGCTATCCAGGATACCAGTACCCAGGAGGCAACTCTTATCCAGCCACTGCTGGCCCTGCACACTACCCCACCCAGACGCCAGTTTCCACAGTTG GCCCAAGCAGAGATGGGACCATTGGCGAAGACACCATCCGTGCATCTCTGATTTCAGCAGTAAGTGACAAGCTACGCTGGAGAAtgaaggaggagatggacaGAGCTCAGGCTGAGCTGGACGCCctgaagagaacagaggaagacCTGAAGAAAGGACATCAGAAACTGGAGGACATGGTCTTAAGACTGGACCAGGAAGTG ACTGATGTGGACAGGAATATCGAGCTGCTGAAGAGGAAGGACGAGGAGCTGAGTGAGGCCTTAGAAAAGATGGAGAACCAGTCGGAAAACAATGACATTGATGATGTCATCGTGCCAACAGCTCCGCTGTACAAACAGATCTTGAACCTCTATGCTGAAGAGAATGCAATTGAGGACACTATCTTCTACCTGGGAGAAGCCTTACGCAGAGGTGTCATAGACCTGGAGGTTTTCCTTAAG CATGTACGCCTTCTGTCCAGGAAACAGTTCCAGCTTCGTGCCCTCATGCAGAAAGCCCGCAAGACTGCTGGCCTTAGTGACCTCTACTGA
- the ldha gene encoding L-lactate dehydrogenase A chain: MSTKEKLICHVMKDEPVGSRNKVTVVGVGMVGMASAISILLKDLCDELALVDVMEDKLKGEAMDLQHGSLFLKTHKIVADKDYSVTANSKVVVVTAGARQQEGESRLNLVQRNVNIFKFIIPNIVKYSPNCILMVVSNPVDILTYVAWKLSGFPRHRVIGSGTNLDSARFRHIMAEKLHLHPSSCHGWIIGEHGDSSVPVWSGVNVAGVSLQGLNPKMGAEDDSEKWKEVHKMVVDGAYEVIKLKGYTSWAIGMSVADLVESIMKNLHKVHPVSTLVQGMHGVKDEVFLSIPCVLGNSGLTDVIHMTLKADEEKQLNKSAETLWGVQKELTL; the protein is encoded by the exons ATGTCCACCAAGGAGAAGCTGATCTGCCATGTGATGAAGGATGAGCCTGTTGGCAGCAGGAACAAGGTGACGGTGGTGGGTGTCGGCATGGTGGGCATGGCCTCAGCCATCAGCATCCTGCTCAAG GATTTGTGTGATGAGCTGGCCCTGGTTGATGTAATGGAGGACAAGCTGAAGGGTGAGGCCATGGACCTGCAGCACGGATCTCTGTTCCTCAAGACACACAAGATTGTAGCTGACAAAG ACTACAGTGTGACAGCCAACTCCAAGGTGGTGGTCGTGACTGCTGGTGCCCGTCAGCAGGAGGGCGAGAGCCGTCTCAACCTGGTGCAGCGCAACGTCAACATCTTCAAATTTATCATCCCCAACATCGTCAAGTACAGCCCTAACTGCATCCTGATGGTGGTCTCTAACCCAG TGGACATCCTGACCTACGTGGCATGGAAACTGAGTGGTTTCCCCCGCCATCGCGTCATTGGCTCTGGTACCAACCTGGACTCTGCTCGTTTCCGCCACATCATGGCAGAGAagctccacctccacccttCAAGCTGTCACGGCTGGATCATTGGCGAGCATGGAGACTCTAGTG TGCCTGTGTGGAGTGGTGTGAATGTGGCTGGAGTTTCTCTGCAAGGCCTCAACCCAAAGATGGGGGCTGAGGATGACAGTGAGAAGTGGAAGGAGGTCCATAAGATGGTGGTTGATGG agcgTATGAGGTTATCAAGCTGAAGGGCTACACCTCCTGGGCCATTGGAATGTCTGTGGCTGACCTGGTAGAAAGCATCATGAAAAACCTGCACAAAGTGCACCCTGTGTCCACACTTGTCCAG GGCATGCATGGAGTGAAGGATGAAGTCTTCCTGAGCATCCCTTGTGTCCTGGGCAACAGTGGCTTGACAGATGTCATTCACATGACACTGAAGGCTGACGAGGAGAAGCAGCTGAATAAGAGCGCCGAGACCCTGTGGGGCGTCCAGAAGGAGCTCACCCTGTGA
- the zgc:123278 gene encoding UEV domain-containing protein — protein sequence MPYSEEAIKKMLPRSYLRKHVAGEIYHAVTHFKNLVPIMDKYVYNDGTTKHLMSLTGTIPVMFTDNIYNIPICVWIEESYPQTAPICYVRPTCDMMLITGKYISSNAEVVLPYLEEWNGECDLLSLLQVMVVIFGEFPPMYMRPCPEPEQDSCWLQFQRQEELHSNADGSLCLSLTGEDGQSFQQENETNC from the exons ATGCCATACAGTGAGGAGGCAATTAAGAAAATGCTCCCCAGG AGTTATCTACGCAAACATGTGGCCGGTGAAATATATCATGCAGTGACTCACTTCAAAAACCTTGTGCCCATAATGGACAAATATG TTTACAATGATGGAACCACAAAACACTTAATGAGTCTAACTGGAACCATTCCTGTCATGTTTACAg ACAACATCTATAACATACCTATATGTGTGTGGATTGAGGAAAGTTACCCCCAGACTGCTCCCATCTGCTATGTCAGACCCACGTGTGATATGATGCTGATCACAGGAAAGTACATCTCCAGCAATGCTGAAGTTGTGCTGCCTTACCTGGAAGAGTGGAAT GGTGAATGCGACTTATTGAGCTTACTGCAGGTGATGGTTGTCATATTTGGAGAATTCCCTCCCATGTATATGCGGCCTTGTCCAGAGCCAGAGCAAGATTCAT GTTGGCTACAGTTCCAAAGACAAGAAGAGCTGCACTCCAACGCAGATggaagtttgtgtttgtctttaacaGGAGAAGATGGTCAATCTTTCCAGCAAGAAAATGAAACCAACTGTTAA